From the genome of Vitis riparia cultivar Riparia Gloire de Montpellier isolate 1030 chromosome 2, EGFV_Vit.rip_1.0, whole genome shotgun sequence, one region includes:
- the LOC117926710 gene encoding probable protein S-acyltransferase 14 isoform X1, which translates to MAWNVFKFCTALRGLGSVMIFMVLGVVGVTYYALVVVNYGPSLFHGDLDLLIALAVLLLFHSLLVMLLWSYFSVVSTDPGGVPLNWKPMVDEEKGDVDPLLGSEHTGVGLGVDQENMVANPASEAVRFCRKCNLFKPPRCHHCSVCGRCILKMDHHCVWVVNCVGAKNYKYFLLFLFYTFLETTLVTLSLLPHFIAFFSDGEIPGTPGTIAATFLTFVLNLAFALSVLGFLIMHISLVAANTTTIEAFEKKRTSTWRYDIGRKKNFEQIVEILHGENIVTRDNESTLSYQVFGMDKRFWLIPAYSEEDIIRMPELQGLEYPSRPNLDALQQF; encoded by the exons ATGGCGTGGAACGTCTTCAAATTCTGTACGGCACTGCGTGGCCTCGGCTCTGTCATGATCTTCATGGTCCTGGGCGTCGTGGGTGTCACCTATTATGCTCTGGTTGTTGTCAATTACGGCCCTTCTCTCTTTCATGGTGACCTTGATTTGCTCATTGCTCTTGCAGTCTTGTTGCTGTTTCATTCTTTG TTGGTGATGCTGCTGTGGAGCTACTTTTCTGTTGTTTCCACGGATCCGGGTGGTGTTCCACTGAATTGGAAGCCCATGGTGGACGAGGAGAAAGGAGATGTTGATCCATTGCTGGGTTCAGAACATACTGGTGTAGGCTTAGGTGTGGACCAGGAAAATATGGTTGCTAACCCAGCAAGTGAAGCAGTCCGGTTTTGTCGGAAGTGCAACCTATTTAAACCACCCCGGTGCCATCACTGCTCTGTTT GTGGGAGATGCATATTGAAAATGGACCATCACTGTGTGTGGGTTGTCAATTGCGTTGGGGCAAAGAACTACAAgtatttccttcttttcttg TTTTACACATTTCTTGAGACAACTCTTGTCACTTTATCGCTATTGCCTCATTTCATAGCATTCTTTTCTGATGGAGAGATACCTGGAACACCAGGCACCATTGCAGCCACTTTTCTTACTTTTG TTTTGAATTTGGCATTTGCGTTGAGTGTACTGGGCTTTCTGATCATGCACATATCATTGGTAGCAGCCAATACCACAACCATTGAG GCATTTGAGAAGAAGCGCACCTCTACATGGCGTTATGACATTGGTCGAAAGAAAAACTTTGAACAG ATTGTGGAAATCTTGCATGGAGAAAATATTGTTACTCGTGACAATGAGTCTACTCTTTCATACCAGGTGTTTGGGATGGACAAGAGATTCTGGTTGATCCCTGCATATTCAGAAGAGGACATTATACGGATGCCAGAACTCCAGGGTCTTGAGTACCCATCAAGACCCAACTTGGATGCTCTCCAGCAGTTTTAG
- the LOC117929023 gene encoding deoxyribodipyrimidine photo-lyase-like has product MYWAKKILEWTRGPEEALAISIYLNDKYEIDGRDPNGYVGCMWSICGVHDQGWQERQIFGKIRYMNYAGCKRKFDVDGYIAYVKRLVTETKKRKAESSLGKEAKELRV; this is encoded by the exons ATGTATTGGGCAAAGAAGATCCTTGAATGGACCAGAGGACCTGAAGAAGCCCTTGcaatatcaatttatttgaacgaCAAG TATGAAATAGATGGGAGGGATCCAAATGGATATGTTGGCTGCATGTGGTCGATCTGTGGTGTTCATGACCAG GGTTGGCAAGAGCGACAGATATTTGGGAAAATTCGCTACATGAACTATGCAGGCTGCAAGAGGAAATTCGATGTTGATGGATACATTGCATATGTTAAGAGGCTAGTTACTGAAACCAAGAAGAGGAAAGCAGAAAGCTCTCTAGGTAAGGAAGCAAAAGAACTCCGCGTTTGA
- the LOC117906981 gene encoding deoxyribodipyrimidine photo-lyase isoform X1 has translation MASPSSALNKSSMVQQGRIRVLKEGSTPSGRDAGPVVYWMFRDQRLRDNWALIHAVDQANKANVPVAIAFNLFDQFLGAKARQLGFMLRGLRLLHRDLEQTLQIPFFLFQGEAIETIPNFLREYGASLLVTDFSPLREVQKWKEEICKRVGKKVSLHEVDAHNIVPTWVASEKLEYSARTIRGKINKLLPEYLIDFPTLQPPSVKWAGTNQSIDWDDLITEVLREGAEVPEIKWCESGENAAVEILMGSKNGFLTKRLKNYSTDRNNPLKPGALSGLSPYLHFGQISAQRCALEAKKIQKNCPQAVDVFLEELIVRRELADNFCFYQPRYNSLQGAWEWARKTLMDHASDKREHIYTKEQLENAQTADPLWNASQLEMVHYGKMHGFMRMYWAKKILEWTRGPEEALAISIYLNDKYEIDGRDPNGYVGCMWSICGVHDQGWQERQIFGKIRYMNYAGCKRKFDVDGYIAYVKRLVTETKKRKAESSLGKEAKELRV, from the exons ATGGCCTCTCCATCTTCAGCCCTTAACAAATCGTCCATGGTTCAACAGGGAAGAATCAGGGTTTTGAAGGAAGGATCCACGCCGTCTGGTCGAGATGCGGGTCCCGTAGTCTACTGGATGTTTAGAGATCAACGGTTGAGAGACAACTGGGCATTGATCCACGCCGTTGATCAGGCCAACAAAGCCAATGTTCCTGTGGCTATAGCCTTCAATCTGTTCGATCAGTTCTTGGGGGCCAAAGCTCGGCAGTTAGGGTTTATGTTGAGAGGTTTGCGACTTCTCCATCGTGATCTCGAACAAACTCTTCAGATTCCGTTTTTCTTGTTTCAG GGGGAAGCTATAGAAACTATTCCCAATTTTCTTAGGGAATATGGAGCTTCACTTCTTGTAACGGACTTCTCACCTTTACGTGAAGTTCAGAAATGGAAAGAGGAAATTTGCAAGAGGGTGGGGAAAAAAGTGTCCTTGCATGAAGTTGATGCTCACAATATTGTGCCTACTTGGGTTGCATCGGAGAAATTGGAGTATAGTGCTAGGACTATAAGGGGTAAGATCAATAAACTACTTCCTGAGTATCTCATTGATTTTCCAACATTACAACCTCCGAGTGTAAAATGGGCTGGCACGAATCAGTCCATAGATTGGGATGACCTGATTACTGAAGTTTTGAG GGAAGGGGCAGAAGTCCCTGAAATCAAATGGTGTGAATCAGGAGAAAATGCAGCAGTGGAAATATTGATGGGAAGTAAAAATGGGTTCCTGACAAAGAGGTTGAAGAATTATTCTACAGACCGGAATAACCCATTAAAGCCTGGAGCGCTCTCTGGTCTCTCTCCATATTTGCATTTTGGACAAATATCTGCACAGCGGTGTGCCTTAGAGgcaaaaaaaattcagaaaaattgCCCTCAG GCAGTTGATGTGTTCTTGGAGGAGTTGATTGTGCGGAGGGAACTTGCTGATAACTTTTGCTTCTACCAGCCTCGATATAATTCATTACAGGGGGCATGGGAATGGGCGCGTAAGACCTTGATGGACCATGCCTCTGACAAGCGAGAACATATCTATAC GAAGGAGCAACTGGAGAATGCACAAACTGCCGATCCT CTCTGGAACGCTTCTCAGTTGGAGATGGTTCATTATGGGAAGATGCATGGTTTTATGCG GATGTATTGGGCAAAGAAGATCCTTGAATGGACCAGAGGACCTGAAGAAGCCCTTGcaatatcaatttatttgaacgaCAAG TATGAAATAGATGGGAGGGATCCAAATGGATATGTTGGCTGCATGTGGTCGATCTGTGGTGTTCATGACCAG GGTTGGCAAGAGCGACAGATATTTGGGAAAATTCGCTACATGAACTATGCAGGCTGCAAGAGGAAATTTGATGTTGATGGATACATTGCATATGTTAAGAGGCTAGTTACTGAAACCAAGAAGAGGAAAGCAGAAAGCTCTCTAGGTAAGGAAGCAAAAGAACTTCGTGTTTGA
- the LOC117926710 gene encoding probable protein S-acyltransferase 14 isoform X2, with translation MAWNVFKFCTALRGLGSVMIFMVLGVVGVTYYALVVVNYGPSLFHGDLDLLIALAVLLLFHSLLVMLLWSYFSVVSTDPGGVPLNWKPMVDEEKGDVDPLLGSEHTGVGLGVDQENMVANPASEAVRFCRKCNLFKPPRCHHCSVCGRCILKMDHHCVWVVNCVGAKNYKYFLLFLFYTFLETTLVTLSLLPHFIAFFSDGEIPGTPGTIAATFLTFVLNLAFALSVLGFLIMHISLVAANTTTIEAFEKKRTSTWRYDIGRKKNFEQVFGMDKRFWLIPAYSEEDIIRMPELQGLEYPSRPNLDALQQF, from the exons ATGGCGTGGAACGTCTTCAAATTCTGTACGGCACTGCGTGGCCTCGGCTCTGTCATGATCTTCATGGTCCTGGGCGTCGTGGGTGTCACCTATTATGCTCTGGTTGTTGTCAATTACGGCCCTTCTCTCTTTCATGGTGACCTTGATTTGCTCATTGCTCTTGCAGTCTTGTTGCTGTTTCATTCTTTG TTGGTGATGCTGCTGTGGAGCTACTTTTCTGTTGTTTCCACGGATCCGGGTGGTGTTCCACTGAATTGGAAGCCCATGGTGGACGAGGAGAAAGGAGATGTTGATCCATTGCTGGGTTCAGAACATACTGGTGTAGGCTTAGGTGTGGACCAGGAAAATATGGTTGCTAACCCAGCAAGTGAAGCAGTCCGGTTTTGTCGGAAGTGCAACCTATTTAAACCACCCCGGTGCCATCACTGCTCTGTTT GTGGGAGATGCATATTGAAAATGGACCATCACTGTGTGTGGGTTGTCAATTGCGTTGGGGCAAAGAACTACAAgtatttccttcttttcttg TTTTACACATTTCTTGAGACAACTCTTGTCACTTTATCGCTATTGCCTCATTTCATAGCATTCTTTTCTGATGGAGAGATACCTGGAACACCAGGCACCATTGCAGCCACTTTTCTTACTTTTG TTTTGAATTTGGCATTTGCGTTGAGTGTACTGGGCTTTCTGATCATGCACATATCATTGGTAGCAGCCAATACCACAACCATTGAG GCATTTGAGAAGAAGCGCACCTCTACATGGCGTTATGACATTGGTCGAAAGAAAAACTTTGAACAG GTGTTTGGGATGGACAAGAGATTCTGGTTGATCCCTGCATATTCAGAAGAGGACATTATACGGATGCCAGAACTCCAGGGTCTTGAGTACCCATCAAGACCCAACTTGGATGCTCTCCAGCAGTTTTAG
- the LOC117906981 gene encoding deoxyribodipyrimidine photo-lyase isoform X2, whose amino-acid sequence MASPSSALNKSSMVQQGRIRVLKEGSTPSGRDAGPVVYWMFRDQRLRDNWALIHAVDQANKANVPVAIAFNLFDQFLGAKARQLGFMLRGLRLLHRDLEQTLQIPFFLFQGEAIETIPNFLREYGASLLVTDFSPLREVQKWKEEICKRVGKKVSLHEVDAHNIVPTWVASEKLEYSARTIRGAEVPEIKWCESGENAAVEILMGSKNGFLTKRLKNYSTDRNNPLKPGALSGLSPYLHFGQISAQRCALEAKKIQKNCPQAVDVFLEELIVRRELADNFCFYQPRYNSLQGAWEWARKTLMDHASDKREHIYTKEQLENAQTADPLWNASQLEMVHYGKMHGFMRMYWAKKILEWTRGPEEALAISIYLNDKYEIDGRDPNGYVGCMWSICGVHDQGWQERQIFGKIRYMNYAGCKRKFDVDGYIAYVKRLVTETKKRKAESSLGKEAKELRV is encoded by the exons ATGGCCTCTCCATCTTCAGCCCTTAACAAATCGTCCATGGTTCAACAGGGAAGAATCAGGGTTTTGAAGGAAGGATCCACGCCGTCTGGTCGAGATGCGGGTCCCGTAGTCTACTGGATGTTTAGAGATCAACGGTTGAGAGACAACTGGGCATTGATCCACGCCGTTGATCAGGCCAACAAAGCCAATGTTCCTGTGGCTATAGCCTTCAATCTGTTCGATCAGTTCTTGGGGGCCAAAGCTCGGCAGTTAGGGTTTATGTTGAGAGGTTTGCGACTTCTCCATCGTGATCTCGAACAAACTCTTCAGATTCCGTTTTTCTTGTTTCAG GGGGAAGCTATAGAAACTATTCCCAATTTTCTTAGGGAATATGGAGCTTCACTTCTTGTAACGGACTTCTCACCTTTACGTGAAGTTCAGAAATGGAAAGAGGAAATTTGCAAGAGGGTGGGGAAAAAAGTGTCCTTGCATGAAGTTGATGCTCACAATATTGTGCCTACTTGGGTTGCATCGGAGAAATTGGAGTATAGTGCTAGGACTATAAGGG GGGCAGAAGTCCCTGAAATCAAATGGTGTGAATCAGGAGAAAATGCAGCAGTGGAAATATTGATGGGAAGTAAAAATGGGTTCCTGACAAAGAGGTTGAAGAATTATTCTACAGACCGGAATAACCCATTAAAGCCTGGAGCGCTCTCTGGTCTCTCTCCATATTTGCATTTTGGACAAATATCTGCACAGCGGTGTGCCTTAGAGgcaaaaaaaattcagaaaaattgCCCTCAG GCAGTTGATGTGTTCTTGGAGGAGTTGATTGTGCGGAGGGAACTTGCTGATAACTTTTGCTTCTACCAGCCTCGATATAATTCATTACAGGGGGCATGGGAATGGGCGCGTAAGACCTTGATGGACCATGCCTCTGACAAGCGAGAACATATCTATAC GAAGGAGCAACTGGAGAATGCACAAACTGCCGATCCT CTCTGGAACGCTTCTCAGTTGGAGATGGTTCATTATGGGAAGATGCATGGTTTTATGCG GATGTATTGGGCAAAGAAGATCCTTGAATGGACCAGAGGACCTGAAGAAGCCCTTGcaatatcaatttatttgaacgaCAAG TATGAAATAGATGGGAGGGATCCAAATGGATATGTTGGCTGCATGTGGTCGATCTGTGGTGTTCATGACCAG GGTTGGCAAGAGCGACAGATATTTGGGAAAATTCGCTACATGAACTATGCAGGCTGCAAGAGGAAATTTGATGTTGATGGATACATTGCATATGTTAAGAGGCTAGTTACTGAAACCAAGAAGAGGAAAGCAGAAAGCTCTCTAGGTAAGGAAGCAAAAGAACTTCGTGTTTGA